CCCCAGGAAGCCTTTCTGGCAGCCCTGCAAAGTGATGACTGATTCATGAATATGGATCAGACTGGCTGTAATGATAGACTGGGCGACTGGTTACTCAATAACAAGAAAAAGGACGGAATAAATAGATGAACCCACGTTGGCAGAATATGCTTAAAGAATATGCTGAGGCATTGATCATAGCTCTGGTATTAGCGCTTTTTATTCGTACATTTATTGTTCAGGCATTCAAAATTCCTTCAGGGTCTATGCTGCAGACTCTTCAGATAGGTGATCATCTTCTGGTCAACAAGTTCAAATATGGGATACACATGCCTTTTATGGACAGATACATATTTGAATTTGATGGTCCTGAAGTTGAAGATATAATCGTCTTTGAGTTTCCTGAAGATCCTTCCAAGGATTTTATCAAAAGAGTGGTGGGCGAACCTGGTGATGTCATTGAGCTGCGTGACAAGCAGCTTTATCGTAATGGCGAACCAGTCCAGGAAGGCTATATTCAGAATACCGATGAAAGGGTAGTCAATGGCCGTGATGAAATGGAGCCCTTTACAGTTCCGGAGAATGCATATTTTGTCCTGGGAGATAACCGCGATGAGTCGTATGATTCGAGATTCTGGGGAATTGTGGAAAGGGAGAAGATTCTGGGTAAAGCCTGGATCATTTACTGGTCCTGGGAAGGTTTTTCCAATATCCGCTGGAACAGGATTGGTAGAAGTGTGCATGCCATAGGGGATTAGAAATTGGCCTTAAACTGATTTTAAATGTGATTTTATATGTTTGCTAAGGTTACTACTGCAGCGCTGCTGGGAATAGATGCTTTCAGGATTGAGCTGGAAGTGGATTACGCCAGGAGCGGATTGCCGGCATTTACTATGGTAGGGTTGGCTGAGGGTGCGGTTCGGGAGAGCAAGGAAAGAGTTTTTTCAGCCCTGAAAAACAGCGGTTTCAAGCTCCCCCCGGCCAGGATCACTATCAATCTGGCCCCGGCAGATATACGCAAGGAGGGATCAAGCTATGATCTTCCCCTGGCTTTGGGGCTCTTATGTGCCTCAGGAGTGATTCCTCCCCATAAGCTGACCAATATCTTCATGGCAGGAGAACTTTCTCTTACCGGTGAACTCAAGCCTATCAACGGAGCTTTGCCCCTGACCCTGAAGGCTCGTGAAGACAAGGCTTCTCATGTGCTTGTTCCCCACCTGAATGCACAGGAGGCAGCAGTAGTCAAGGAGATGAATGTTTACGGCATCAAAACTCTTGGACAGGCTGTGGAATTTCTTCTGGGGGGCGAATCCATTGAGCCCACTCAGTTTGATCTTGAGGATCTCTGGAAGGAAGGAGCCAGATTTTTTATCGATTTTTCAGAAGTAAAAGGTCAGGATCACGCCAAAAGAGCAATAGAGATTGCTGCGGCAGGAGGCCACAACCTCCTGCTCATCGGACCTCCCGGAAGCGGCAAGACCATGCTTGCCCAGCGCATACCCACCATCCTCCCACCCCTGACTTTTGAAGAAGCTCTGGAAGTAACTAAGGTTTACAGCGTGTCCGGGCATCTTGCTCCTGGCCAGGCCATGATTGTTCGCCGTAACTTCCGTAGTCCGCACCACACCATATCTGATGCTGGACTAATTGGAGGCGGCCATTATCCCAAACCCGGGGAAGTTTCTCTTGCCCATCGGGGAGTTTTATTTTTAGACGAGCTGCCTGAGTTTAAGAAACATGTGCTGGAAGTTATGCGTCAGCCTCTCGAAGACGGAGAGGTCACTATTTCAAGAGCAGCCATGTCACTTAAGTATCCGGCCAGCTTTATGCTGGTGGCGGCCATGAATCCCTGTCCGTGCGGATACCTAACTGACGATCAGCACAATTGTATTTGCAGTCCTGTGCAGGTGCAGCGCTATCGTTCCAGACTTTCCGGGCCATTGCTGGATCGTATTGACCTGCACATTGAAGTCCCTGCCGTACCATACAAAGATCTTAAGCAGGCCAGTAGCAGTATTGATTCCCAAACCATGAGCGAGAATATTGCACGCGCAAGAAAAATCCAGCAAATCCGCTATCAGAATCTGCCTTTTTTTACCAACAGCCAGTTATCCGGCAAATGGCTCAATG
This genomic interval from Desulfonatronovibrio magnus contains the following:
- a CDS encoding YifB family Mg chelatase-like AAA ATPase, translated to MFAKVTTAALLGIDAFRIELEVDYARSGLPAFTMVGLAEGAVRESKERVFSALKNSGFKLPPARITINLAPADIRKEGSSYDLPLALGLLCASGVIPPHKLTNIFMAGELSLTGELKPINGALPLTLKAREDKASHVLVPHLNAQEAAVVKEMNVYGIKTLGQAVEFLLGGESIEPTQFDLEDLWKEGARFFIDFSEVKGQDHAKRAIEIAAAGGHNLLLIGPPGSGKTMLAQRIPTILPPLTFEEALEVTKVYSVSGHLAPGQAMIVRRNFRSPHHTISDAGLIGGGHYPKPGEVSLAHRGVLFLDELPEFKKHVLEVMRQPLEDGEVTISRAAMSLKYPASFMLVAAMNPCPCGYLTDDQHNCICSPVQVQRYRSRLSGPLLDRIDLHIEVPAVPYKDLKQASSSIDSQTMSENIARARKIQQIRYQNLPFFTNSQLSGKWLNDFCSLGDTEHDFLEGAVSSLGLSARAYVRILRLARTIADLEGVETVQVNHLSEAINYRTLDRQDQVGF
- the lepB gene encoding signal peptidase I encodes the protein MNPRWQNMLKEYAEALIIALVLALFIRTFIVQAFKIPSGSMLQTLQIGDHLLVNKFKYGIHMPFMDRYIFEFDGPEVEDIIVFEFPEDPSKDFIKRVVGEPGDVIELRDKQLYRNGEPVQEGYIQNTDERVVNGRDEMEPFTVPENAYFVLGDNRDESYDSRFWGIVEREKILGKAWIIYWSWEGFSNIRWNRIGRSVHAIGD